In one window of Mycteria americana isolate JAX WOST 10 ecotype Jacksonville Zoo and Gardens chromosome 24, USCA_MyAme_1.0, whole genome shotgun sequence DNA:
- the FAM174C gene encoding protein FAM174C isoform X3 has product MLRPEPLCLLLLLLHVGWAASPAPSATSSSLNGTEAPRAAAGNGTRPGPLPGSGLPVLKRAVYVLSALSALAALYFLLRAFRLKKPQRKKYGLLSNYDENIEMASFDSDEDTVFETRNLRR; this is encoded by the exons atGCTGCGGCCGGAGcccctctgccttctcctcctcctcctgcacgTCGGCTGGGCCGCCTCCCCCGCTCCTTCGGCCACCTCGAGCTCGCTCAACGGCACGGAGGcgccgcgggcggccgcgggTAACGGGACGCGGCCGGGCCCGCTGCCGGGATCGGGGCTGCCGGTGCTGAAGCGGGCGGTGTACGTGCTGAGCGCCCTCTCGGCGCTGGCCGCGCTCTACTTCCTCCTGCGGGCGTTCCG GTTGAAGAAACCTCAGCGGAAGAAATACGGCCTCCTGTCGAATTACGATGAGAACATAGAGATGGCCTCGTTCGACAGCGACGAGGACACGGTGTTTGAAACAAGAAATCTGAGGCG ATGA
- the FAM174C gene encoding protein FAM174C isoform X1 yields MLRPEPLCLLLLLLHVGWAASPAPSATSSSLNGTEAPRAAAGNGTRPGPLPGSGLPVLKRAVYVLSALSALAALYFLLRAFRPRSEGPRNERKTQFRLKKPQRKKYGLLSNYDENIEMASFDSDEDTVFETRNLRR; encoded by the exons atGCTGCGGCCGGAGcccctctgccttctcctcctcctcctgcacgTCGGCTGGGCCGCCTCCCCCGCTCCTTCGGCCACCTCGAGCTCGCTCAACGGCACGGAGGcgccgcgggcggccgcgggTAACGGGACGCGGCCGGGCCCGCTGCCGGGATCGGGGCTGCCGGTGCTGAAGCGGGCGGTGTACGTGCTGAGCGCCCTCTCGGCGCTGGCCGCGCTCTACTTCCTCCTGCGGGCGTTCCG CCCGAGGTCAGAGGGACCCAGAAATGAGCGCAAAACTCAATTCAGGTTGAAGAAACCTCAGCGGAAGAAATACGGCCTCCTGTCGAATTACGATGAGAACATAGAGATGGCCTCGTTCGACAGCGACGAGGACACGGTGTTTGAAACAAGAAATCTGAGGCG ATGA
- the FAM174C gene encoding protein FAM174C isoform X2, whose translation MLRPEPLCLLLLLLHVGWAASPAPSATSSSLNGTEAPRAAAGNGTRPGPLPGSGLPVLKRAVYVLSALSALAALYFLLRAFRPRSEGPRNERKTQFRLKKPQRKKYGLLSNYDENIEMASFDSDEDTVFETRNLRR comes from the exons atGCTGCGGCCGGAGcccctctgccttctcctcctcctcctgcacgTCGGCTGGGCCGCCTCCCCCGCTCCTTCGGCCACCTCGAGCTCGCTCAACGGCACGGAGGcgccgcgggcggccgcgggTAACGGGACGCGGCCGGGCCCGCTGCCGGGATCGGGGCTGCCGGTGCTGAAGCGGGCGGTGTACGTGCTGAGCGCCCTCTCGGCGCTGGCCGCGCTCTACTTCCTCCTGCGGGCGTTCCG CCCGAGGTCAGAGGGACCCAGAAATGAGCGCAAAACTCAATTCAGGTTGAAGAAACCTCAGCGGAAGAAATACGGCCTCCTGTCGAATTACGATGAGAACATAGAGATGGCCTCGTTCGACAGCGACGAGGACACGGTGTTTGAAACAAGAAATCTGAGGCGGTAA
- the CIRBP gene encoding cold-inducible RNA-binding protein isoform X5, with translation MASDEGKLFVGGLSFDTNEQSLEQVFSKYGQISEVVVVKDRETQRSRGFGFVTFENIDDAKDAMMAMNGKSVDGRQIRVDQAGKSSENRSRGYRGGSSGGRGFFRGGRGRGRGFSRGGGERGYGGSRFDSRSGGYNGSRDYYNSRSQGGYGDRSSGGSYRDSYDSYG, from the exons ATGGCATCAGATGAGGGAAAACTCTTTGTCGGTGGACTGAGTTTTGACACCAATGAGCAGTCATTGGAACAAGTCTTCTCTAAATACGGACAAATTTCTGAAG TTGTTGTGGTGAAAGACAGAGAGACTCAGAGATccagaggttttggttttgtcactTTTGAAAACATAGATGATGCTAAAGATGCAATGATGGCCATGAATGGAAAG tcTGTAGATGGACGTCAGATCAGAGTTGATCAGGCTGGAAAATCATCAGAGAACAGATCTCGTGGATACAGAGGGGGGTCTTCTGGGGGCAGAGGCTTTTTCCGTGGCGGCAGAGGTCGGGGCCGTGGCTTCTCTAGAG GCGGCGGAGAGAGAGGCTATGGCGGAAGCAGATTTGATTCCAGAAGTGGAGGATATAATGGCTCCAGAGACTACTATAATAGCAG GAGTCAAGGTGGCTATGGCGACAGGTCTTCAGGAGGATCCTACAGAGACAGCTATGACAGTTACG GCTGA
- the CIRBP gene encoding cold-inducible RNA-binding protein isoform X4 has protein sequence MASDEGKLFVGGLSFDTNEQSLEQVFSKYGQISEVVVVKDRETQRSRGFGFVTFENIDDAKDAMMAMNGKSVDGRQIRVDQAGKSSENRSRGYRGGSSGGRGFFRGGRGRGRGFSRGGGERGYGGSRFDSRSGGYNGSRDYYNSSRSQGGYGDRSSGGSYRDSYDSYG, from the exons ATGGCATCAGATGAGGGAAAACTCTTTGTCGGTGGACTGAGTTTTGACACCAATGAGCAGTCATTGGAACAAGTCTTCTCTAAATACGGACAAATTTCTGAAG TTGTTGTGGTGAAAGACAGAGAGACTCAGAGATccagaggttttggttttgtcactTTTGAAAACATAGATGATGCTAAAGATGCAATGATGGCCATGAATGGAAAG tcTGTAGATGGACGTCAGATCAGAGTTGATCAGGCTGGAAAATCATCAGAGAACAGATCTCGTGGATACAGAGGGGGGTCTTCTGGGGGCAGAGGCTTTTTCCGTGGCGGCAGAGGTCGGGGCCGTGGCTTCTCTAGAG GCGGCGGAGAGAGAGGCTATGGCGGAAGCAGATTTGATTCCAGAAGTGGAGGATATAATGGCTCCAGAGACTACTATAATAGCAG CAGGAGTCAAGGTGGCTATGGCGACAGGTCTTCAGGAGGATCCTACAGAGACAGCTATGACAGTTACG GCTGA
- the CIRBP gene encoding cold-inducible RNA-binding protein isoform X2 has translation MASDEGKLFVGGLSFDTNEQSLEQVFSKYGQISEVVVVKDRETQRSRGFGFVTFENIDDAKDAMMAMNGKSVDGRQIRVDQAGKSSENRSRGYRGGSSGGRGFFRGGRGRGRGFSRGGGERGYGGSRFDSRSGGYNGSRDYYNSSRSQGGYGDRSSGGSYRDSYDSYATHNE, from the exons ATGGCATCAGATGAGGGAAAACTCTTTGTCGGTGGACTGAGTTTTGACACCAATGAGCAGTCATTGGAACAAGTCTTCTCTAAATACGGACAAATTTCTGAAG TTGTTGTGGTGAAAGACAGAGAGACTCAGAGATccagaggttttggttttgtcactTTTGAAAACATAGATGATGCTAAAGATGCAATGATGGCCATGAATGGAAAG tcTGTAGATGGACGTCAGATCAGAGTTGATCAGGCTGGAAAATCATCAGAGAACAGATCTCGTGGATACAGAGGGGGGTCTTCTGGGGGCAGAGGCTTTTTCCGTGGCGGCAGAGGTCGGGGCCGTGGCTTCTCTAGAG GCGGCGGAGAGAGAGGCTATGGCGGAAGCAGATTTGATTCCAGAAGTGGAGGATATAATGGCTCCAGAGACTACTATAATAGCAG CAGGAGTCAAGGTGGCTATGGCGACAGGTCTTCAGGAGGATCCTACAGAGACAGCTATGACAGTTACG CTACACACAACGAGTAA
- the CIRBP gene encoding cold-inducible RNA-binding protein isoform X3, which yields MASDEGKLFVGGLSFDTNEQSLEQVFSKYGQISEVVVVKDRETQRSRGFGFVTFENIDDAKDAMMAMNGKSVDGRQIRVDQAGKSSENRSRGYRGGSSGGRGFFRGGRGRGRGFSRGGGERGYGGSRFDSRSGGYNGSRDYYNSRSQGGYGDRSSGGSYRDSYDSYATHNE from the exons ATGGCATCAGATGAGGGAAAACTCTTTGTCGGTGGACTGAGTTTTGACACCAATGAGCAGTCATTGGAACAAGTCTTCTCTAAATACGGACAAATTTCTGAAG TTGTTGTGGTGAAAGACAGAGAGACTCAGAGATccagaggttttggttttgtcactTTTGAAAACATAGATGATGCTAAAGATGCAATGATGGCCATGAATGGAAAG tcTGTAGATGGACGTCAGATCAGAGTTGATCAGGCTGGAAAATCATCAGAGAACAGATCTCGTGGATACAGAGGGGGGTCTTCTGGGGGCAGAGGCTTTTTCCGTGGCGGCAGAGGTCGGGGCCGTGGCTTCTCTAGAG GCGGCGGAGAGAGAGGCTATGGCGGAAGCAGATTTGATTCCAGAAGTGGAGGATATAATGGCTCCAGAGACTACTATAATAGCAG GAGTCAAGGTGGCTATGGCGACAGGTCTTCAGGAGGATCCTACAGAGACAGCTATGACAGTTACG CTACACACAACGAGTAA
- the CIRBP gene encoding cold-inducible RNA-binding protein isoform X1 yields MASDEGKLFVGGLSFDTNEQSLEQVFSKYGQISEVVVVKDRETQRSRGFGFVTFENIDDAKDAMMAMNGKSVDGRQIRVDQAGKSSENRSRGYRGGSSGGRGFFRGGRGRGRGFSRGGGERGYGGSRFDSRSGGYNGSRDYYNSRSQGGYGDRSSGGSYRDSYDSYGKSWFKRE; encoded by the exons ATGGCATCAGATGAGGGAAAACTCTTTGTCGGTGGACTGAGTTTTGACACCAATGAGCAGTCATTGGAACAAGTCTTCTCTAAATACGGACAAATTTCTGAAG TTGTTGTGGTGAAAGACAGAGAGACTCAGAGATccagaggttttggttttgtcactTTTGAAAACATAGATGATGCTAAAGATGCAATGATGGCCATGAATGGAAAG tcTGTAGATGGACGTCAGATCAGAGTTGATCAGGCTGGAAAATCATCAGAGAACAGATCTCGTGGATACAGAGGGGGGTCTTCTGGGGGCAGAGGCTTTTTCCGTGGCGGCAGAGGTCGGGGCCGTGGCTTCTCTAGAG GCGGCGGAGAGAGAGGCTATGGCGGAAGCAGATTTGATTCCAGAAGTGGAGGATATAATGGCTCCAGAGACTACTATAATAGCAG GAGTCAAGGTGGCTATGGCGACAGGTCTTCAGGAGGATCCTACAGAGACAGCTATGACAGTTACGGTAAGTCTTGGTTCAAACGGGAATGA